One Streptomyces hundungensis DNA segment encodes these proteins:
- a CDS encoding SDR family oxidoreductase, whose translation MPSGDETQHGGAPLTCLVTGATGYVGGRLVPELLAAGHTVRCLARSPEKLRDQPWAGRVEVLRGDVTDPDSVARALRGVDVAYYLVHALGTGAGFERTDREAAELFADTAADTGVRRIVYLGGLTPADVPVRELSPHLRSRAEVGEIFLARPVPATVLRAAVVIGSGSASFEMLRYLTERLPVMVTPSWVGTRIQPIAIRDVLRYLVAGARMPDDVNRSFDIAGPDVMTYRDMMERYARVAGLPHRLILPVPMLTPRLSSHWIGLVTPVPASIARPLAESLRHEVVCGEHDIARYVPDGPGAPLGFDEALALALRRVRDAQVVTRWSNASVPGAPSDPLPTDPDWAGGSLYTDVRERAVDASADALWRVVEGIGGEHGWYSFPAAWALRGWLDRLVGGVGLRRGRRDAHRLRVGDSLDFWRVEEIETGRLLRLRAEMRLPGLAWLEMTVEDAGPGRSRYRQRAVFHPRGLLGHAYWWSVSPFHAIVFGGMARNMAKAAESEAGRVSRASDRSP comes from the coding sequence GTGCCTTCTGGAGACGAGACACAGCACGGCGGGGCGCCGCTCACCTGTCTGGTGACCGGCGCCACCGGGTACGTGGGCGGCAGGCTCGTCCCCGAACTCCTCGCCGCCGGCCACACCGTGCGCTGCCTGGCACGTTCCCCCGAGAAGCTCCGCGACCAGCCGTGGGCCGGGCGGGTCGAGGTGTTGCGCGGCGACGTCACCGACCCGGACTCCGTGGCGCGGGCGCTGCGCGGCGTCGACGTCGCGTACTACCTGGTGCACGCGCTCGGCACCGGGGCCGGCTTCGAGAGGACCGACCGCGAAGCGGCCGAGCTGTTCGCCGACACGGCCGCCGACACCGGGGTGCGGCGGATCGTCTACCTCGGCGGGCTGACCCCCGCCGACGTGCCGGTGCGGGAACTGTCGCCGCACTTGCGCTCGCGCGCCGAAGTGGGCGAGATCTTCCTCGCCCGCCCCGTCCCGGCCACCGTGCTGCGGGCCGCGGTCGTGATCGGATCCGGCTCGGCCTCGTTCGAGATGCTGCGCTATCTGACCGAGCGGCTGCCCGTCATGGTGACCCCGAGTTGGGTCGGCACCCGCATCCAGCCCATCGCCATCCGCGACGTCCTGCGCTACCTGGTGGCCGGCGCCCGCATGCCCGACGACGTGAACCGCTCCTTCGACATCGCGGGGCCCGACGTCATGACGTACCGGGACATGATGGAGCGCTACGCCAGGGTGGCGGGTCTTCCGCACCGGCTGATCCTGCCCGTCCCCATGCTCACCCCGCGGCTCTCCAGTCACTGGATCGGCCTGGTCACCCCGGTGCCCGCCTCGATCGCACGACCCCTCGCGGAGTCGCTGCGCCACGAGGTGGTCTGCGGCGAACACGACATCGCGCGGTACGTGCCCGACGGACCGGGCGCCCCGCTCGGCTTCGACGAGGCGCTCGCCCTCGCGCTGCGGCGGGTCCGCGACGCCCAGGTCGTGACGCGCTGGTCCAACGCCTCGGTCCCCGGCGCCCCCAGCGACCCGCTGCCCACCGACCCCGACTGGGCGGGCGGCAGCCTCTACACCGATGTCCGCGAGCGCGCCGTGGACGCCTCGGCCGATGCCTTGTGGCGGGTGGTGGAGGGCATCGGCGGCGAGCACGGCTGGTACTCCTTCCCGGCGGCCTGGGCGCTGCGCGGCTGGCTCGACCGGCTGGTCGGCGGCGTCGGACTGCGGCGTGGACGGCGCGACGCGCACCGGCTGCGGGTCGGGGACTCGCTGGACTTCTGGCGCGTCGAGGAGATCGAGACCGGCCGGCTGCTGCGCCTGCGCGCGGAGATGCGGCTGCCCGGTCTCGCCTGGCTGGAGATGACGGTCGAGGACGCCGGACCGGGACGCAGCCGGTACCGGCAGCGGGCGGTCTTCCATCCGCGGGGGCTGCTCGGCCACGCCTACTGGTGGAGCGTGTCGCCCTTCCACGCGATCGTGTTCGGCGGGATGGCCCGCAACATGGCGAAGGCCGCCGAATCCGAGGCCGGACGGGTGTCGCGGGCGTCGGACCGGAGCCCCTGA
- a CDS encoding transketolase, giving the protein MQRESALELADLGQQLRVDAVRAAAAANSGHPTSSMSAADLAAVLLARHLRYDFAQPDHPGNDRLIFSKGHASPLLYAMYRAVGVVDDEQLLTFRRRDSLLEGHPTPRLPWVDVATGSLGQGLPVGVGMALAGKRLEQAPYRVWVLSGDSEMAEGSVWEAVEHAAYEHLDNLTLIIDVNRLGQRGPTRHGWDLDAYARRLQAFGWHTIEIDGHDVDAVDAAFAEAASTVAQPTAIIARTHKGRGVARVEDQEGQHGKPLPDADAAIEELGGPRFVRVEVTPPPTARPRRTADGGHLELPRFDLGDSVATRDAYGQALAALGSAREDVVALDGEVGDSTRTEFFAKDHPERYFECYIAEQQLVAAAVGFQTRGYLPFASTFAAFLTRAHDFVRMAAVSRADINLVGSHAGVSIGQDGPSQMGLEDLAMFRSVHGSTVLYPCDANQTAQLVAAMAELEGVRYLRTGRGEAPVIYGPDEEFRPGGSKVLRSTDQDRLTVVAAGVTVHEALRAGALLDREGIAVRIIDLYSVKPVDADTLRAAAEATGCLVTVEDHRVEGGIGDAVAEAFADGRPVPRLVRLGVRDMPASASPEEQLHLAGIDAESIAAAVRLLVERAVVR; this is encoded by the coding sequence ATGCAACGCGAATCCGCGCTCGAACTCGCCGATCTGGGACAGCAGTTGAGGGTGGACGCGGTGCGCGCGGCCGCCGCGGCGAACTCGGGTCACCCCACCTCCTCGATGTCCGCCGCCGACCTGGCGGCCGTCCTGCTCGCCCGCCATCTGCGCTACGACTTCGCCCAGCCCGACCATCCCGGGAACGACCGGCTGATCTTCTCCAAGGGCCACGCCTCGCCCCTGCTGTACGCGATGTACCGGGCGGTGGGCGTCGTCGACGACGAGCAGCTGCTGACCTTCCGCCGCCGCGACAGCCTCCTGGAGGGGCACCCCACGCCCCGGCTGCCCTGGGTGGACGTGGCGACGGGTTCGCTCGGGCAGGGGCTGCCCGTCGGGGTCGGCATGGCGCTCGCGGGCAAGCGGCTCGAACAGGCGCCGTACCGGGTGTGGGTGCTGTCCGGCGACAGCGAGATGGCCGAGGGCTCCGTGTGGGAGGCCGTCGAGCACGCGGCGTACGAACACCTCGACAACCTCACGCTGATCATCGACGTGAACCGCCTCGGCCAGCGCGGCCCCACCCGGCACGGCTGGGACCTCGATGCCTACGCCCGCCGCCTTCAGGCCTTCGGCTGGCACACGATCGAGATCGACGGACACGACGTCGACGCGGTGGACGCCGCGTTCGCCGAGGCGGCGTCCACGGTGGCCCAGCCCACCGCCATCATCGCCCGCACCCACAAGGGCCGGGGGGTCGCGCGGGTCGAGGACCAGGAGGGCCAGCACGGCAAGCCGCTGCCGGACGCGGACGCCGCGATCGAGGAGCTCGGCGGCCCCCGCTTCGTCCGCGTCGAGGTCACCCCGCCGCCCACCGCCCGGCCCCGGCGCACGGCCGACGGCGGCCACCTGGAACTCCCGCGCTTCGACCTCGGGGACTCGGTGGCCACGCGTGACGCCTACGGGCAGGCGCTGGCCGCGCTCGGCTCGGCGCGCGAGGACGTGGTGGCCCTCGACGGCGAGGTCGGGGACTCCACCCGTACCGAGTTCTTCGCCAAGGACCACCCCGAGCGGTACTTCGAGTGCTACATCGCCGAGCAGCAGCTCGTCGCGGCCGCGGTGGGCTTCCAGACCCGGGGCTACCTCCCCTTCGCCTCGACGTTCGCGGCCTTCTTGACCCGCGCCCACGACTTCGTGCGGATGGCCGCGGTGAGCCGGGCCGACATCAACCTCGTCGGCTCGCACGCCGGCGTCTCCATCGGCCAGGACGGTCCCTCGCAGATGGGCCTCGAGGACCTGGCGATGTTCCGTTCCGTGCACGGCAGCACGGTCCTCTATCCGTGCGACGCCAACCAGACCGCCCAACTGGTCGCCGCCATGGCCGAGTTGGAGGGGGTGCGCTATCTGCGCACCGGCCGCGGCGAGGCCCCGGTCATCTACGGCCCCGACGAGGAGTTCCGTCCCGGTGGCTCCAAGGTGCTGCGCTCCACGGACCAGGACCGCCTGACGGTCGTGGCGGCGGGCGTCACGGTCCATGAGGCGCTGCGCGCGGGCGCACTCCTCGACCGGGAGGGCATCGCCGTACGGATCATCGACCTGTACTCGGTGAAGCCGGTCGACGCGGACACCCTGCGGGCCGCGGCCGAGGCGACGGGATGCCTCGTCACCGTGGAGGACCACCGCGTCGAGGGCGGCATCGGGGACGCGGTGGCCGAGGCCTTCGCCGACGGCCGCCCCGTGCCGCGCCTGGTCAGGCTCGGCGTGCGGGACATGCCGGCCTCGGCGAGCCCCGAGGAACAGCTCCACCTGGCGGGCATCGACGCCGAGTCGATCGCCGCGGCGGTACGCCTCCTGGTGGAACGCGCCGTCGTGCGCTGA
- a CDS encoding cryptochrome/photolyase family protein, with amino-acid sequence MTVSVVLFTSDLRVHDNPVLSAAVRGSDQVVPLFVDDDGVRAAGFDAPNRQAFLADCLTDLDAALRARGGHLVIRSGDVVDEVCAVVSATGARQVHLAGGVSRYAARREGRLRAALDTIGCALSVHDAVVTALAPGAVTPADRDHYTVFTPYLRRWSEAGVREVAAAPRKIATPEVAPGTLPRRASVAGVSPGLMAGGETEGRKRLRQWLSGGIAGYEEGHDDLAGDATSRLSPFLHFGALSAVELIHAARREGSPGAQAFVRQLAWRDFHHQVLAARPASAHQDYRPRGDRWRDDEREIAAWRAGRTGYPLVDAAMRQLAHEGWMHNRGRMLTASFLTKTLYANWRTGARHFLDLLVDGDLANNQLNWQWVAGTGTDTRPNRVLNPVVQGKRFDPLGTYVGRWVPELAGLARGVVHEPWKLEPAERAALDYPEPIVDLAEGRARFERARGV; translated from the coding sequence GTGACCGTGTCCGTAGTGCTGTTCACGTCAGATCTGCGGGTGCACGACAACCCGGTGCTGTCCGCCGCCGTGCGCGGGTCCGACCAGGTGGTCCCGCTCTTCGTCGACGACGACGGGGTGCGGGCGGCCGGATTCGACGCGCCCAACCGCCAGGCCTTCCTGGCCGACTGCCTGACCGATCTCGACGCCGCGCTGCGAGCGCGCGGCGGCCATCTGGTGATCCGCAGCGGCGATGTCGTGGACGAGGTCTGCGCCGTGGTGTCCGCCACGGGGGCGCGACAGGTGCATCTCGCGGGAGGCGTCAGCCGCTACGCGGCGCGACGCGAGGGGCGGCTGCGGGCCGCGCTCGACACGATCGGTTGCGCGCTGTCGGTCCACGACGCCGTGGTGACCGCGCTGGCGCCGGGCGCCGTCACCCCGGCGGACCGGGACCACTACACCGTGTTCACGCCGTATCTACGGCGCTGGTCCGAAGCGGGCGTACGCGAGGTGGCGGCGGCGCCCCGGAAGATCGCCACGCCCGAGGTGGCGCCCGGCACCCTGCCCCGGCGCGCCTCGGTGGCCGGGGTCTCGCCGGGTCTGATGGCGGGCGGTGAGACGGAGGGCAGGAAGCGGCTTCGGCAGTGGCTCTCCGGCGGCATCGCCGGATACGAGGAGGGCCACGACGATCTGGCGGGCGATGCCACCTCGCGCCTGTCGCCCTTCCTCCACTTCGGCGCCCTGTCCGCGGTGGAACTGATCCACGCGGCGCGGCGGGAGGGCTCCCCTGGGGCGCAGGCGTTCGTGCGGCAGCTGGCCTGGCGGGACTTCCACCACCAGGTGCTCGCGGCCCGCCCCGCCTCGGCGCACCAGGACTACCGGCCGCGCGGCGACCGGTGGCGCGACGACGAGCGGGAGATCGCCGCCTGGCGCGCGGGCCGCACCGGCTATCCCCTGGTGGACGCGGCGATGCGGCAGCTCGCCCACGAGGGGTGGATGCACAACCGGGGCCGGATGCTGACGGCGAGCTTCCTCACCAAGACCCTGTACGCGAACTGGCGGACCGGCGCCCGCCACTTCCTCGACCTGCTGGTCGACGGGGATCTCGCGAACAACCAGCTCAACTGGCAGTGGGTGGCCGGGACCGGCACCGACACCCGCCCCAACCGGGTGCTCAACCCGGTGGTCCAGGGCAAACGCTTCGACCCGCTCGGGACCTATGTGGGCCGCTGGGTGCCCGAACTCGCGGGCCTGGCACGCGGGGTCGTCCACGAGCCGTGGAAGCTGGAGCCGGCGGAGCGGGCCGCGCTCGACTACCCCGAGCCGATCGTGGACCTCGCCGAGGGCCGCGCCCGCTTCGAGCGGGCCCGCGGGGTCTGA
- a CDS encoding SpoIIE family protein phosphatase, with protein sequence MSKPQHPGDAHGGGSRLKPGGSLPAQTAASGADPADGPGPATGADLATGAGPASGADVLTGDDLASGADVATGADLAEGAGAVGRLADSVRRLQDQLQRAQAEADGRALVDLACGILVERLSCSPVEAAAQLDTLAEQSGLSTLELAADLVNQATRDKIADVAREFVTDAVQPARASVGLRLRSAEAGALAAGDAQSVAQSILQHALAPLGAVAVAIWAAHADQSLSLAGSAGFTEEEPARWRHVPPGVPTPARRALDERATVSYDMLAEAALPSIGLREVGGGRVAVPAGAGGRIIGVLEICWPNRLPEQSQSIERQVQVLAELCAIALESHSADEDPRSKEPTDPRLTELLDLTDGLNDPCLVLQPLLDTADTPADFLIRHVNASFVDFAGRPRNAIAGALLLDAYPLAAEPGGLFEKVEHVLATGEPFRTERMRLAAVVDTIALTTQAQVSISRQGNHVLVVLRLEDGTPKVASLLQHAQRLGRIGGFEENFLTGDIAWNETLFELHGLLPTAEPIPLEHLAAHVHPDDAHSIGRFLRSLLHHQRPASTAFRLQRADSVARHIRVVAEPVLDDNLRVTAVRGAYQDVSAQHWTEVALAATRDQLAQSQQETAERNRLALRLQHAIMPPSHGPVDLHNLSVAVRYRPAEKDHLVGGDWYDAVALPSGQVLLCVGDVAGHGIEAATGMVALRNALRGLATTGAGPAQLLAWLNTVTHHLTDNVTATAVCGLYDPGSRQLRWARAGHLPPVLMREGKAATLPKLGGILLGAVPQATYEEGHTQLETGDTLLMYTDGLIERRDRSVQDSLESLLQVARKPRQLGREGYLEDQLDHLLRYTNADTDDDTCLIGVTVR encoded by the coding sequence GTGTCCAAGCCCCAACACCCCGGGGACGCGCACGGGGGCGGCAGCCGTCTGAAGCCGGGCGGTTCCCTGCCGGCCCAGACCGCGGCGTCCGGCGCGGATCCCGCGGACGGACCCGGCCCGGCGACGGGCGCCGACCTGGCGACAGGTGCCGGCCCGGCATCGGGAGCCGACGTGCTGACAGGTGACGACCTGGCGTCGGGAGCCGACGTGGCGACGGGCGCCGACCTGGCCGAGGGCGCGGGCGCCGTGGGCCGGCTCGCGGACAGCGTGCGCCGGTTGCAGGACCAGCTCCAGCGCGCCCAGGCCGAGGCCGACGGGCGCGCCCTCGTCGATCTGGCCTGCGGCATCCTCGTCGAGCGCCTGAGTTGCAGCCCCGTGGAAGCCGCGGCCCAACTGGACACCCTGGCCGAGCAGTCGGGCCTGTCCACGCTCGAACTGGCCGCCGACCTCGTCAACCAGGCGACCCGCGACAAGATCGCCGACGTGGCCCGGGAGTTCGTCACCGACGCCGTCCAGCCGGCCAGGGCCTCGGTGGGCCTGCGCCTGCGCAGCGCCGAGGCGGGCGCCCTCGCCGCCGGTGACGCGCAGTCCGTGGCGCAGTCGATCCTCCAGCACGCGCTGGCACCCCTGGGCGCGGTCGCCGTGGCCATCTGGGCCGCACACGCCGACCAGTCCCTGTCCCTGGCCGGCAGCGCCGGGTTCACCGAGGAGGAGCCGGCCCGCTGGCGCCATGTGCCGCCCGGCGTACCCACCCCGGCCCGGCGTGCCCTCGACGAACGCGCGACCGTGAGTTACGACATGCTCGCCGAAGCGGCGCTGCCCTCGATCGGGCTGCGCGAGGTGGGCGGCGGCCGGGTCGCCGTTCCGGCCGGCGCCGGCGGCCGCATCATCGGCGTACTCGAAATCTGTTGGCCCAACCGGCTCCCCGAGCAGTCCCAGTCCATCGAGCGCCAGGTGCAGGTGCTGGCCGAACTGTGCGCGATCGCCCTGGAGAGCCACTCCGCCGACGAGGACCCGCGGTCCAAGGAGCCCACCGACCCCCGGCTCACCGAACTGCTCGACCTCACCGACGGGCTCAACGACCCCTGCCTGGTGCTCCAGCCGCTCCTCGACACGGCGGACACCCCGGCCGACTTCCTGATCCGGCACGTCAACGCGAGCTTCGTCGACTTCGCCGGCCGGCCCCGCAACGCGATCGCGGGCGCCCTCCTCCTGGACGCGTACCCGCTCGCGGCGGAGCCCGGAGGACTCTTCGAAAAGGTGGAGCACGTCCTCGCCACCGGCGAACCCTTCCGCACGGAGCGGATGCGGCTCGCGGCCGTGGTCGACACCATCGCGCTGACCACACAGGCCCAGGTCAGCATCAGCCGCCAGGGCAACCACGTGCTCGTGGTGTTGCGTCTGGAGGACGGCACACCGAAGGTCGCCAGCCTGTTGCAGCACGCCCAACGCCTGGGCCGGATCGGCGGGTTCGAGGAGAACTTCCTCACCGGCGACATCGCCTGGAACGAGACGCTCTTCGAACTCCACGGCCTGCTGCCCACCGCCGAACCCATTCCCCTGGAGCATCTGGCGGCGCACGTCCACCCCGACGACGCCCACTCCATCGGCCGGTTCCTGCGCTCGCTGCTGCATCATCAGCGGCCCGCGTCCACCGCCTTCCGGCTCCAGCGCGCCGACAGCGTGGCCCGGCACATCCGGGTGGTCGCCGAGCCGGTCCTCGACGACAACCTCCGGGTCACCGCGGTGCGCGGCGCCTACCAGGACGTCTCCGCCCAGCACTGGACCGAGGTCGCGCTCGCGGCCACCCGGGACCAGCTCGCCCAGAGCCAGCAGGAGACGGCCGAACGCAACCGGCTGGCGCTCCGGTTGCAGCACGCGATCATGCCGCCCAGCCACGGACCCGTGGACCTGCACAACCTCAGTGTGGCCGTCCGCTACCGGCCCGCCGAGAAGGACCACCTCGTCGGCGGCGACTGGTACGACGCCGTGGCGCTCCCCTCGGGCCAGGTGCTGCTGTGCGTCGGCGACGTGGCCGGGCACGGCATCGAGGCGGCGACCGGCATGGTCGCGCTGCGCAACGCGCTGCGCGGCCTCGCCACCACCGGGGCCGGTCCCGCGCAGCTCCTGGCGTGGCTCAACACCGTCACCCACCACCTCACCGACAACGTCACGGCCACCGCGGTGTGCGGCCTCTACGACCCGGGCTCGCGCCAACTGCGCTGGGCCAGGGCCGGGCATCTGCCGCCCGTCCTGATGCGCGAAGGCAAGGCGGCGACGCTGCCCAAGCTCGGCGGCATCCTTCTGGGGGCCGTCCCCCAGGCCACGTACGAAGAGGGCCATACGCAACTGGAAACCGGCGACACCCTGTTGATGTACACGGACGGGCTGATCGAGCGCCGGGACCGGTCGGTGCAGGACTCCCTGGAGAGTCTGCTCCAAGTCGCCCGCAAGCCACGCCAGTTGGGGCGTGAGGGGTATCTGGAGGACCAGCTCGACCATCTGTTGCGCTACACCAACGCGGACACGGACGACGACACCTGTCTCATCGGTGTCACGGTGCGCTAG